One genomic window of Daphnia pulex isolate KAP4 chromosome 10, ASM2113471v1 includes the following:
- the LOC124206188 gene encoding uncharacterized protein LOC124206188 isoform X1, giving the protein MMANAPVIVIEDNPSNFLEYRLRGRPSIISFEELNLGHSSLRKIAPYALKIRQTALIPTQQFFSYAAVVATINETSLACIIFDLVNADEIIAYAGHFVTQKNFLFDPVLREPVISDFSLLDSQLYHSHLTLFGTANPNLVPFPDYFLHRVSECYQELVTKSQDMLMSTLQQQNNVVSMSNESNQVIYLLREPLTTSFYHETALPISNKSVERITQKIQPMGSVKVVYGKLGSFLSHSYCQPKATKDATNFNAVDEIDGRTTYYSAHEEPGLMSFYYTSYLLGSLRDRHVVGVLEEDNFFIMATKRVYKRNSPAVPISPESLEGSEVLKKIHLPSTLSLSQVLTMLELRQILRHPFMFPDEIEAITKSFGFDESNNMSRNSLAHLLSSMNTSSSDFSSAPNAVGSVNLLAITKTPQAPFSTPQANPTTITEIPDVDLAAHEILFVVFSGEPGSFFGKLGRIPIKDQDEMATELLNVYSSLPNPPLLYGDGKSRLGHYGVLQWNEDQNYHRFRRVLIISELPDGLVEIYFIDFGNSLWIPRLKILAPLDCLNHFRQPPHGIHCKLDGNFSFTASEWKSLVLDKWVEVNVGECKEGNYSVTFTDNSINKKVADVVRAKATPASITKVEIPNTKRYSLPLAPEFVLPKASPPLILETKPTKDAPSKFAPQNLAFVPEQIISTHAVAPFAKSLAEFWIQLEPQSVNVIMERIDKFILDPQFVNQKEFSASIGKPCLAFFNVDGFWYRAVIEAIDGDSVTVCYVDYGNSSVLQTNYLRELPLDLIKLPPLAFKCCLDGADAFHKNFAEALESRLVELSAFPVKYLGTVDGLLRVQLSTSDGVSLVQRQLSTSPLSHAPQNVNFAPEQMISSRAVASHIKSLTELWIQLEPKTVNSIMERLDVLGRHPEFINKKNFVASVGKPCLAFYREPDDFFPDDGQWYRAVVESVNGDTARVYYFDYGHTCEVQTSLLRDLPSDYAKQPALAFKCCLDGAESFSKVAADAFLDRFVKRAFFAVKFIKVVDGALHIRLFTLNGVDLFEKHRKILTPPSSPETSAKADENDFSTPFAFLATPSHK; this is encoded by the exons ATGATGGCAAATGCCCCAGTCATTGTCATTGAAGACAATCCATCAAACTTTTTGGAATATCGTTTACGAGGTCGACCTTCTATCATTTCGTTTGAAGAGTTGAATTTGGGGCATTCTTCTCTTCGTAAAATCGCG CCTTACGCACTGAAGATCAGGCAAACTGCACTTATACCAACCCAACAGTTTTTCAGTTATGCTGCAGTTGTGGCAACTATCAATGAAACCAGTTTAGCTTGCATCATTTTTGACTTGGTGAATGCTGATGAAATAATTGCTTACGCCGGGCATTTTGtcacccaaaaaaatttcctatttGATCCTGTTTTGAGAGAACCagttatttcagatttctcaCTGTTGGACAGCCAACTAT ATCATAGTCACTTGACTCTTTTTGGTACTGCAAATCCAAATCTGGTGCCGTTTCCAGATTACTTTCTTCACAGGGTTAGTGAGTGTTATCAAGAGCTGGTAACAAAATCTCAGGATATGTTGATGTCTACATTACAGCAGCAAAACAAT GTTGTTTCCATGTCAAATGAAAGTAATCAGGTTATATATCTGCTGCGAGAACCACTGACAACAAGTTTTTACCATGAAACAGCATTG CCAATCAGTAACAAGAGTGTGGAGAGAATAACCCAGAAAATTCAGCCCATGGGATCAGTCAAAGTAGTCTATGGTAAACTGGGATCTTTCCTTTCTCATTCGTACTGCCAACCCAAAGCCACCAAAGAT GCTACCAATTTCAACGCAGTTGACGAAATCGATGGCCGAACCACTTATTACTCTGCACACGAGGAGCCAGGGCTCATGTCATTTTACTACACGAGTTACCTGCTAGGCAGCTTGCGAGACCGTCATGTTGTCGGTGTACTAGAAGAGGATAACTTCTTCATCATGGCCACCAAGCGAGTCTACAAAAGAAACTCGCCCGCTGTTCCAATCAGCCCCGAGAGTCTGGAGGGATcggaagttttaaaaaagatccaCCTGCCTTCCACGCTGTCCCTGTCACAGGTGTTGACCATGTTGGAGCTACGTCAAATCCTTCGCCACCCTTTCATGTTCCCTGACGAAATTGAAGCCATCACAAAGTCATTTGGATTCGACG AGAGTAATAATATGAGCCGCAATTCACTTGCTCATCTTTTATCGAGCATGAACACTTCGAGTAGCGACTTCAGCTCTGCTCCAAATGCCGTGGGTAGTGTTAATCTTCTGGCAATCACAAAAACTCCACAGGCTCCTTTTTCAACGCCCCAAGCTAATCCAACTACTATAACTGAG ATCCCCGATGTTGATTTGGCTGCTCATGAGATCcttttcgtcgttttctcAGGGGAGCCTGGTTCTTTCTTTGGAAAGCTGGGAAGAATACCGATCAAAGATCAAGACGAAATGGCCACTGAACTTTTGAACGTCTACTCTTCGCTACCCAATCCTCCCCTTTTGTATGGCGATGGCAAGAGTCGCTTGGGTCATTATGGTGTTCTGCAATGGAACGAAGACCAAAATTACCATCGTTTCCGTCGCGTCCTCATAATCAGTGAGCTGCCAGACGGGCTCGTCGAAATCTACTTCATCGACTTCGGGAACAGTCTCTGGATACCACGCCTCAAAATCCTGGCCCCTCTGGATTGTTTGAACCATTTCCGCCAGCCACCGCACGGCATCCATTGCAAACTGGATGGCAATTTCTCCTTTACTGCCTCGGAATGGAAAAGCCTCGTCCTGGACAAATGGGTCGAAGTAAACGTTGGAGAGTGCAAGGAAGGAAACTATTCCGTTACTTTCACAGAcaattcaatcaataaaaaggTTGCAGATGTCGTTCGAGCAAAGGCCACACCTGCATCTATTACCAAAG TTGAAATACCAAATACGAAACGGTATTCTTTACCACTAGCACCCGAGTTTGTTCTACCAAAAGCTTCGCCTCCGTTGATCTTGGAGACTA aGCCAACCAAGGATGCTCCGTCGAAATTTGCTCCCCAAAACTTGGCTTTTGTTCCAGAGCAGATTATTTCTACCCATGCCGTTGCACCTTTCGCCAAGTCACTTGCCGAGTTCTGGATTCAGCTAGAACCTCAATCGGTCAACGTCATAATGGAGCGCATCGACAAATTTATCCTTGATCCCCAGTTCGTCAACCAAAAGGAATTCTCCGCAAGCATCGGCAAGCCTTGCCTGGCTTTCTTCAACGTTGATGGATTCTGGTACCGTGCGGTAATCGAAGCGATCGACGGAGATTCCGTCACCGTCTGCTATGTCGACTACGGCAACAGTTCAGTTTTACAGACCAACTATTTGCGCGAACTACCCCTGGATTTGATCAAGTTGCCACCCTTGGCTTTCAAATGCTGCCTTGATGGGGCAGATGCctttcacaaaaattttgcCGAAGCTTTGGAAAGTCGTTTAGTTGAACTCTCTGCCTTCCCCGTCAAATATTTGGGAACCGTCGATGGACTCCTTCGTGTCCAGCTCAGCACTTCTGATGGTGTATCTCTGGTCCAGCGCCAATTGTCCACATCGCCCTTGAGTCACGCACCACAGAACGTCAATTTCGCTCCAGAGCAGATGATTTCTTCTCGTGCTGTGGCCTCGCACATCAAGTCGCTGACCGAACTTTGGATTCAGCTGGAGCCGAAGACCGTCAATTCCATTATGGAACGCCTTGACGTGTTGGGCCGCCATCCGGAATTTATCAACAAGAAGAACTTTGTTGCTTCCGTCGGTAAGCCGTGCCTGGCTTTTTACCGTGAGCCAGATGATTTCTTCCCTGATGACGGACAATGGTATCGCGCCGTGGTTGAAAGCGTCAATGGAGACACCGCCAGAGTCTACTATTTTGATTACGGTCACACTTGTGAGGTGCAGACCAGTTTGTTGAGAGATTTACCCTCGGATTACGCCAAGCAACCGGCGTTGGCATTCAAGTGTTGCCTGGATGGAGCGGAATCTTTCTCCAAAGTCGCCGCCGATGCTTTTCTTGATCGCTTCGTTAAACGTGCTTTCTTCGCCGTTAAATTCATCAAGGTCGTCGACGGAGCCCTTCACATTCGTCTCTTTACTTTAAATGGGGTGGATCTTTTCGAAAAGCACCGCAAGATATTGACTCCGCCTTCGTCACCGGAAACTTCAGCGAAAGCAGATGAGAACGATTTTTCGACACCTTTTGCATTCCTTGCGACTCCATCACACAAATGA
- the LOC124206198 gene encoding uncharacterized protein LOC124206198: MACLSAIRLGIFVLVVSNYALAVLTVEQQLIEMQQHFAELKSVLTAKDIQLEEFKQQHEKSVEKLGDQLTRLEAEASQMKAQLAEMDAQTRQQKSLLTAQQSGSESINQNSFELKEENASVLRQGKLKIPRSCADLKTMGQPSSGINLIIGAKYIETVLCDFRKQPNDPSFQTFIGYAEVKSSPTYFYVQKNRSFDKKNTPLPFEVAQVNIGGAMDLPSGKFTAPRAGVYFFSFSGLVQFPESSTLVFSYGARLLLNGNEVGRGWVEEANTKATQNSPLTLQSTLNLQAGDKVWLELTAWESYGEYLYDDPSHYTHFSGLLLSEEISRSIKTA, encoded by the exons ATGGCTTGCCTCTCTGCAATCCGTTTAGGAATTTTCGTATTGGTTGTGTCGAACTACGCTCTTGCTGTCCTCACCGTAGAGCAACAACTGATAGAGATGCAACAACATTTC GCGGAATTGAAGAGCGTTTTGACAGCGAAAGATATTCAATTAGAAGAATTTAAGCAACAGCAT GAAAAAAGTGTGGAAAAATTAGGCGACCAACTAACTCGTCTGGAAGCAGAAGCGTCACAAATGAAAGCTCAGCTTGCTGAAATGGATGCTCAAACGAGACAACAAAAATCACTTTTAACTGCTCAACAAAGCGGAAGTGAAAGTATCAATCAAAATAGCtttgaattaaaagaagagaacGCTAGTGTTCTCAGGcagggaaaattgaaaattccaagATCATGTGCGGATTTAAAGACAATGGGACAACCTTCCAGCGGAATCAACTTGATTATCGGAGCTAAATATATCGAAACTGTTTTATGCGACTTCCGTAAACAGCCAAACGATCCTA GTTTCCAGACGTTTATTGGCTATGCTGAAGTAAAGTCATCGCCTACCTATTTCTACGTCCAGAAAAACCGATCTTTCGATAAGAAAAACACTCCTCTTCCGTTCGAAGTTGCTCAGGTCAATATCGGAGGCGCCATGGATTTACCATCAGGGAAATTCACGGCGCCTCGCGCGGGAGTttactttttctccttctctggACTTGTGCAATTCCCGGAATCGTCAACGCTCGTCTTCAGTTACGGGGCACGTCTGCTGTTAAACGGCAACGAAGTCGGGAGAGGATGGGTTGAAGAGGCCAATACCAAAGCAACTCAAAACAGTCCGCTAACACTGCAATCTACATTGAATTTACAAGCGGGAGATAAAGTTTGGTTAGAGCTCACGGCGTGGGAATCGTATGGAGAGTATCTCTATGACGACCCTTCCCATTACACTCACTTTTCGGGATTGCTTCtatctgaagaaatttcacgCTCGATTAAAACGGCttaa
- the LOC124206220 gene encoding histone H2B.3, with the protein MPPKVSGKAAKKAGKAQKNIAKGDKKKKRKRKESYAIYIYKVLKQVHPDTGISSKAMTIMNSFVNDIFERIAGESSRLAHYNKRSTITSREIQTAVRLLLPGELAKHAVSEGTKAVTKYTSTK; encoded by the coding sequence ATGCCCCCCAAAGTTAGTGGAAAAGCTGCGAAGAAGGCCGGCAAGGCCCAGAAGAACATTGCCAAAggagacaaaaagaagaagcgcaagagGAAGGAGAGCTACGCCATTTACATCTACAAAGTGTTGAAGCAGGTCCATCCAGACACTGGCATTTCCTCCAAAGCCATGACCATCATGAACAGCttcgtcaacgacattttcgagCGCATCGCTGGAGAATCGTCCCGTCTTgcccactacaacaagcgTTCGACCATCACTAGCCGGGAAATCCAGACGGCCGTCCGTCTGCTTTTGCCCGGTGAGTTGGCCAAGCACGCCGTGTCTGAAGGCACCAAGGCAGTGACCAagtacaccagcaccaagtaa
- the LOC124206213 gene encoding histone H3 codes for MARTKQTARKSTGGKAPRKQLATKAARKSAPATGGVKKPHRYRPGTVALREIRRYQKSTELLIRKLPFQRLVREIAQDFKTDLRFQSSAVMALQEASEAYLVGLFEDTNLCAIHAKRVTIMPKDIQLARRIRGERA; via the coding sequence ATGGCTCGTACCAAGCAAACCGCTCGCAAATCCACCGGTGGCAAGGCGCCCCGCAAACAGTTGGCCACTAAAGCTGCTCGCAAGAGTGCACCGGCCACTGGAGGAGTCAAGAAACCCCATCGTTATCGTCCCGGCACCGTCGCTCTTCGTGAGATCCGTCGCTACCAAAAGTCGACCGAGCTTTTGATCCGCAAGTTGCCATTCCAGCGCTTGGTCAGAGAAATCGCCCAGGATTTCAAGACCGACTTGCGTTTCCAGAGCTCGGCCGTCATGGCCCTGCAGGAGGCCAGCGAAGCTTACTTGGTGGGTCTTTTCGAAGACACCAACTTGTGTGCCATCCACGCTAAGCGTGTCACCATCATGCCAAAAGACATCCAACTCGCTCGCCGTATCCGTGGTGAACGTGCTTAA
- the LOC124206188 gene encoding uncharacterized protein LOC124206188 isoform X2 — MMANAPVIVIEDNPSNFLEYRLRGRPSIISFEELNLGHSSLRKIAPYALKIRQTALIPTQQFFSYAAVVATINETSLACIIFDLVNADEIIAYAGHFVTQKNFLFDPVLREPVISDFSLLDSQLYHSHLTLFGTANPNLVPFPDYFLHRVSECYQELVTKSQDMLMSTLQQQNNVVSMSNESNQVIYLLREPLTTSFYHETALPISNKSVERITQKIQPMGSVKVVYGKLGSFLSHSYCQPKATKDATNFNAVDEIDGRTTYYSAHEEPGLMSFYYTSYLLGSLRDRHVVGVLEEDNFFIMATKRVYKRNSPAVPISPESLEGSEVLKKIHLPSTLSLSQVLTMLELRQILRHPFMFPDEIEAITKSFGFDESNNMSRNSLAHLLSSMNTSSSDFSSAPNAVGSVNLLAITKTPQAPFSTPQANPTTITEIPDVDLAAHEILFVVFSGEPGSFFGKLGRIPIKDQDEMATELLNVYSSLPNPPLLYGDGKSRLGHYGVLQWNEDQNYHRFRRVLIISELPDGLVEIYFIDFGNSLWIPRLKILAPLDCLNHFRQPPAPEFVLPKASPPLILETKPTKDAPSKFAPQNLAFVPEQIISTHAVAPFAKSLAEFWIQLEPQSVNVIMERIDKFILDPQFVNQKEFSASIGKPCLAFFNVDGFWYRAVIEAIDGDSVTVCYVDYGNSSVLQTNYLRELPLDLIKLPPLAFKCCLDGADAFHKNFAEALESRLVELSAFPVKYLGTVDGLLRVQLSTSDGVSLVQRQLSTSPLSHAPQNVNFAPEQMISSRAVASHIKSLTELWIQLEPKTVNSIMERLDVLGRHPEFINKKNFVASVGKPCLAFYREPDDFFPDDGQWYRAVVESVNGDTARVYYFDYGHTCEVQTSLLRDLPSDYAKQPALAFKCCLDGAESFSKVAADAFLDRFVKRAFFAVKFIKVVDGALHIRLFTLNGVDLFEKHRKILTPPSSPETSAKADENDFSTPFAFLATPSHK; from the exons ATGATGGCAAATGCCCCAGTCATTGTCATTGAAGACAATCCATCAAACTTTTTGGAATATCGTTTACGAGGTCGACCTTCTATCATTTCGTTTGAAGAGTTGAATTTGGGGCATTCTTCTCTTCGTAAAATCGCG CCTTACGCACTGAAGATCAGGCAAACTGCACTTATACCAACCCAACAGTTTTTCAGTTATGCTGCAGTTGTGGCAACTATCAATGAAACCAGTTTAGCTTGCATCATTTTTGACTTGGTGAATGCTGATGAAATAATTGCTTACGCCGGGCATTTTGtcacccaaaaaaatttcctatttGATCCTGTTTTGAGAGAACCagttatttcagatttctcaCTGTTGGACAGCCAACTAT ATCATAGTCACTTGACTCTTTTTGGTACTGCAAATCCAAATCTGGTGCCGTTTCCAGATTACTTTCTTCACAGGGTTAGTGAGTGTTATCAAGAGCTGGTAACAAAATCTCAGGATATGTTGATGTCTACATTACAGCAGCAAAACAAT GTTGTTTCCATGTCAAATGAAAGTAATCAGGTTATATATCTGCTGCGAGAACCACTGACAACAAGTTTTTACCATGAAACAGCATTG CCAATCAGTAACAAGAGTGTGGAGAGAATAACCCAGAAAATTCAGCCCATGGGATCAGTCAAAGTAGTCTATGGTAAACTGGGATCTTTCCTTTCTCATTCGTACTGCCAACCCAAAGCCACCAAAGAT GCTACCAATTTCAACGCAGTTGACGAAATCGATGGCCGAACCACTTATTACTCTGCACACGAGGAGCCAGGGCTCATGTCATTTTACTACACGAGTTACCTGCTAGGCAGCTTGCGAGACCGTCATGTTGTCGGTGTACTAGAAGAGGATAACTTCTTCATCATGGCCACCAAGCGAGTCTACAAAAGAAACTCGCCCGCTGTTCCAATCAGCCCCGAGAGTCTGGAGGGATcggaagttttaaaaaagatccaCCTGCCTTCCACGCTGTCCCTGTCACAGGTGTTGACCATGTTGGAGCTACGTCAAATCCTTCGCCACCCTTTCATGTTCCCTGACGAAATTGAAGCCATCACAAAGTCATTTGGATTCGACG AGAGTAATAATATGAGCCGCAATTCACTTGCTCATCTTTTATCGAGCATGAACACTTCGAGTAGCGACTTCAGCTCTGCTCCAAATGCCGTGGGTAGTGTTAATCTTCTGGCAATCACAAAAACTCCACAGGCTCCTTTTTCAACGCCCCAAGCTAATCCAACTACTATAACTGAG ATCCCCGATGTTGATTTGGCTGCTCATGAGATCcttttcgtcgttttctcAGGGGAGCCTGGTTCTTTCTTTGGAAAGCTGGGAAGAATACCGATCAAAGATCAAGACGAAATGGCCACTGAACTTTTGAACGTCTACTCTTCGCTACCCAATCCTCCCCTTTTGTATGGCGATGGCAAGAGTCGCTTGGGTCATTATGGTGTTCTGCAATGGAACGAAGACCAAAATTACCATCGTTTCCGTCGCGTCCTCATAATCAGTGAGCTGCCAGACGGGCTCGTCGAAATCTACTTCATCGACTTCGGGAACAGTCTCTGGATACCACGCCTCAAAATCCTGGCCCCTCTGGATTGTTTGAACCATTTCCGCCAGCCACC AGCACCCGAGTTTGTTCTACCAAAAGCTTCGCCTCCGTTGATCTTGGAGACTA aGCCAACCAAGGATGCTCCGTCGAAATTTGCTCCCCAAAACTTGGCTTTTGTTCCAGAGCAGATTATTTCTACCCATGCCGTTGCACCTTTCGCCAAGTCACTTGCCGAGTTCTGGATTCAGCTAGAACCTCAATCGGTCAACGTCATAATGGAGCGCATCGACAAATTTATCCTTGATCCCCAGTTCGTCAACCAAAAGGAATTCTCCGCAAGCATCGGCAAGCCTTGCCTGGCTTTCTTCAACGTTGATGGATTCTGGTACCGTGCGGTAATCGAAGCGATCGACGGAGATTCCGTCACCGTCTGCTATGTCGACTACGGCAACAGTTCAGTTTTACAGACCAACTATTTGCGCGAACTACCCCTGGATTTGATCAAGTTGCCACCCTTGGCTTTCAAATGCTGCCTTGATGGGGCAGATGCctttcacaaaaattttgcCGAAGCTTTGGAAAGTCGTTTAGTTGAACTCTCTGCCTTCCCCGTCAAATATTTGGGAACCGTCGATGGACTCCTTCGTGTCCAGCTCAGCACTTCTGATGGTGTATCTCTGGTCCAGCGCCAATTGTCCACATCGCCCTTGAGTCACGCACCACAGAACGTCAATTTCGCTCCAGAGCAGATGATTTCTTCTCGTGCTGTGGCCTCGCACATCAAGTCGCTGACCGAACTTTGGATTCAGCTGGAGCCGAAGACCGTCAATTCCATTATGGAACGCCTTGACGTGTTGGGCCGCCATCCGGAATTTATCAACAAGAAGAACTTTGTTGCTTCCGTCGGTAAGCCGTGCCTGGCTTTTTACCGTGAGCCAGATGATTTCTTCCCTGATGACGGACAATGGTATCGCGCCGTGGTTGAAAGCGTCAATGGAGACACCGCCAGAGTCTACTATTTTGATTACGGTCACACTTGTGAGGTGCAGACCAGTTTGTTGAGAGATTTACCCTCGGATTACGCCAAGCAACCGGCGTTGGCATTCAAGTGTTGCCTGGATGGAGCGGAATCTTTCTCCAAAGTCGCCGCCGATGCTTTTCTTGATCGCTTCGTTAAACGTGCTTTCTTCGCCGTTAAATTCATCAAGGTCGTCGACGGAGCCCTTCACATTCGTCTCTTTACTTTAAATGGGGTGGATCTTTTCGAAAAGCACCGCAAGATATTGACTCCGCCTTCGTCACCGGAAACTTCAGCGAAAGCAGATGAGAACGATTTTTCGACACCTTTTGCATTCCTTGCGACTCCATCACACAAATGA
- the LOC124206226 gene encoding histone H4, with protein sequence MTGRGKGGKGLGKGGAKRHRKVLRDNIQGITKPAIRRLARRGGVKRISGLIYEETRGVLKVFLENVIRDAVTYTEHAKRKTVTAMDVVYALKRQGRTLYGFGG encoded by the coding sequence ATGACTGGTCGCGgtaaaggaggaaaaggactCGGCAAAGGAGGCGCCAAACGTCATCGCAAAGTTTTGCGTGACAACATCCAGGGAATCACCAAGCCGGCCATCCGTCGTCTTGCTCGCCGTGGTGGTGTGAAGCGTATCTCTGGTCTCATCTACGAGGAAACCCGTGGTGTTTTAAAGGTGTTTCTCGAGAACGTGATTCGTGACGCCGTCACCTACACTGAACACGCCAAGAGGAAGACTGTGACGGCCATGGATGTCGTCTACGCACTGAAACGCCAGGGCCGTACTCTGTACGGCTTCGGCggttaa